The Motilibacter rhizosphaerae genome segment AGCGGGATGTAGCGGTCGTCGTGGAGCTTGCCGACGGGGACGTGGAGCCAGTGCCCGGCGCCGATCTGGACGACGGCGTCGCGTTCGAGGGCGATGAGCTCGCTGACCCGCAGCCCGGTGCGGAGCAGCACCTCGCAGACGACGCGGACGAGCATGCGAGGGTGGTGCTGCGCGGCGCGCAGCAGCCGGGCGGCGGCCGGGTCGTCGAGGGCTTTGGGTAGCGGCTTGTCCTGCTTGGGCAGGTCCCCGAACAGGATCGGCACCCGCTCGGGGCGGTCGTCCCAGCCCCAGTCCTCGAGGCGGAGGAAGAAGGTGCGCAGCATGCCGAGCCGGTGCGCGCGGGTGTTCACGCTGACCTGTGGCTTGTTCTGTCCAGGGCGGGCGGCGAGCCACGGCTTGTAGGTCTCGATGTGGGCCCGCCGGACGGTGGCGACGGTGCGGATGTCGGGGTGGGCCGCGAGCAGGAACCCGGCGAAGCTGCGCAGGGCGAGGTCGGCGCCGAGCACGCTGCCCGGGCGCAGGGTGCAGGAGATCTGGGCGAGGTAGGCGCGCATCGTGCCCGCCATGACCGGCATAGCCGGCTCGATCTCCGCCCAGCCTGGCAGCGCGGACGGGGCGCTCACCGCCGGCCCCGCAGGTTCAGCACGGGCGCGGGCTGCCCGGCGAGGGCTTGGGCGTCGAGAGCGTCCGCGGCGCGCCGGTACTGCCCGGCGAGCCAGTCGTCGCCGAGGTGGAGGTAGATGCGCGTCGACTCGATCGAGGCGTGCCCGGCCTGGGCCTGGATCGCCTCGAGGGCCATGCCGGCCTCACGCAGCCGGGTCAGGCAGGTGTGGCGCAGCTGGTGGCACGTCGCGCGGGACAGCCCGGCGCGGCGGCGGGCGCCGTCGAGGACCTCATCGACGCCGGATGCGGACAGCGGCTGCCCGCGGGTGGGGCCTTTGAGCACCACGAACACCCGCTCGGTCGGAGCGTGGGGTGGGCGTTCGAGCTCGAGGTAGTCCCTGACCGCGGCGAAGAAGCGGCCGGACACGGGGATGAGGCGCTGGTGTCCGCCCTTCCCGTCCGCGATGAACACCCGCCTCTCGGCGAACTGGAGGTCCTGCATCCGCAGGCCGAGGACCTCGCAGCGACGTAGCCCGCCGAGCACCATCGCGGCGACCATCGCCCGGTCCCGGTGCGTGCGCAGCGCGCCGGTCAGTGCGTCGACATCGGCAGGGGACAGGACCGTCGGCAGGGTGCGGGGCGGGCGCAGCAGCGGCACTCCTTGCCGCGGGCGGGACCGTTCTCGGCGGGTCGGCAGCGAGCGCGGCACCGGGTTCGCAGGGACGTCGCCGCGGGCGTGGAGGAACGCGAACAGCCCCGACACCGAGGACAACCGCCGCCGCACCGTCCGCACCGACACACCTCCCGGGCCGTCGGGCGCCACAACGACGGGAGAAGGGCTGGCGGTGCCGGCACGCTGCGCGGTGACGAACCCGAGGACGTCGCCGGGCGTGACAGCCGCTGGCGACTTGGCGACCACGCCGAAGAACACCTTCAGATCGAACGCGGTCGCCAGCAACGTGTTCGCCCGGGACCGGGCGCCCACGAACTCGAGGTAGGCGTCGAGCAGCGGCTCACCCAACCGGACCGCCAGCCCCCCGGCCGGG includes the following:
- a CDS encoding tyrosine-type recombinase/integrase, whose amino-acid sequence is PAGGLAVRLGEPLLDAYLEFVGARSRANTLLATAFDLKVFFGVVAKSPAAVTPGDVLGFVTAQRAGTASPSPVVVAPDGPGGVSVRTVRRRLSSVSGLFAFLHARGDVPANPVPRSLPTRRERSRPRQGVPLLRPPRTLPTVLSPADVDALTGALRTHRDRAMVAAMVLGGLRRCEVLGLRMQDLQFAERRVFIADGKGGHQRLIPVSGRFFAAVRDYLELERPPHAPTERVFVVLKGPTRGQPLSASGVDEVLDGARRRAGLSRATCHQLRHTCLTRLREAGMALEAIQAQAGHASIESTRIYLHLGDDWLAGQYRRAADALDAQALAGQPAPVLNLRGRR